One Solanum lycopersicum chromosome 2, SLM_r2.1 genomic region harbors:
- the LOC101266484 gene encoding lysine-specific demethylase JMJ28, whose translation MEENEAVPDDLRCNRTDGRQWRCKRRVEEGKKLCEIHYVQGRHRQMKQKVPESLKIVRNTKSKNQRKIKNPKGSLEIGFSKSERALRILKKRKPLKHKPCVSEALDEALRRMELKRGDLPLELIRVFLKRQLEKKNEKESKNASAEVMREFPNALMAIPVIPAENFNNAGSVLDVKLGLDSSSNPFSLRHFRSKNIEPLPISTMQALPFARNGKNSSKVKRRRLCHWCRRSSYRVLIKCSSCKKQYFCLDCIKERRLEQQEIKVKCPICRRDCSCRICKRSELKPNIHKESLRHKRKVPKVQLLNYLVHLLLPVLEKINEEQRIEVEIEANISGKGESDIQIQQASAGDGKLYHCSNCNTSILDYHRICSKCSYRLCLNCCRDSRHGSLTEDCKSEGSNEEQACSSNFERQSRMNHTSTSRQSFSGIHYPSSRSCSNYQACADGSISCPPAEYGGCSDSFLNLRCVFPYTWIKELEISADAILCSYNIQETEHEFSSCSLCRGSDHKDADVDSFINVAERRNSRDKFLYSPSINNLREENLEHFQKHWGEGHPIIVRNVLRNSSNLSWDPVVMFCTYLEKRSKCSLDKETAKAQNHSDWCEVEIARKQIFMGSLEWQTHATMQREIVKFKAWLSSHLFQEQFPGHHAEILQAIPLQEYMNPKSGLLNLAVKLPPEMPQTDLGPSIYISYGGPEELSQAEFISNLCCESYDMVNILASATDVLASKEQVRKIKCLMKNKKPQDHKEITSHSSDQKGKSSLHSGDTEESDLQDATGEQLPDGIAEVPFYSSDSQKGQRYEDRDGNISSDNENDSESESDVSLFCSGSVERSEDSDSDHFFEDVDGAKKEAKTSGAQWDVFSREDVPKLLEYLKRHSSEFTSMRGYSKQVVHPILDQSFFFDAFHKMRLKEEFDVQPWTFEQHLGEAIIIPAGCPYQVKQLKSCINVVLHFISPENVAECINVTDEIRLLPEHHKARGKVLEVKKMVICGMKNAIAEIRNLTHSKQSS comes from the exons ATGGAGGAAAACGAGGCTGTGCCGGACGATCTCCGGTGTAACAGAACTGACGGTCGACAATGGCGGTGCAAGCGGCGGGTAGAGGAAGGGAAGAAGCTTTGTGAAATTCATTATGTTCAAGGTCGTCATAGGCAGATGAAGCAGAAGGTACCTGAATCGCTGAAAATCGTGAGAAATACGAAAAGCAAGAATCAACGCAAGATTAAGAATCCAAAAGGGTCTCTTGAAATTGGGTTTTCAAAGAGTGAAAGGGCTTTGAGAATTTTGAAGAAAAGGAAACCCCTCAAGCATAAACCCTGTGTTTCAGAGGCGTTAGATGAAGCTTTGAGGAGAATGGAGCTGAAAAGAGGCGATTtgcctttagaattgattcgtGTTTTCTTGAAACGGCAATTAGAGAAGAAAAATGAGAAGGAATCGAAAAATGCTAGTGCTGAGGTGATGAGAGAATTCCCTAATGCTTTAATGGCTATTCCTGTTATACCTGCAGAGAATTTTAACAATGCAGGTTCTGTTTTAGACGTAAAATTGGGCCTGGATTCCAGCTCTAACCCCTTTTCGTTAAGGCATTTCAGATCAAAAAATATTGAACCCCTTCCAATTAGTACAATGCAG GCCTTGCCATTTGCTAGGAATGGGAAGAATTCAAGTAAAGTAAAGAGAAGAAGGTTGTGTCATTGGTGTAGGAGAAGTAGCTACCGGGTCCTGATCAAGTGTTCGAGTTGTAAAAAACAGTACTTCTGTCTGGATTGTATTAAAGAAAG GCGTTTGGAACAGCAAGAAATTAAGGTGAAATGTCCCATTTGCCGTAGAGATTGTAGTTGTAGGATCTGCAAAAGGAGTGAATTGAAGCCCAACATTCATAAG GAATCCTTGAGGCATAAAAGGAAGGTTCCAAAAGTCCAGCTACTTAATTATCTGGTCCACCTGCTTCTACCGGTActggaaaaaataaatgaagagcAGAGAATTGAAGTAGAGATAGAAGCTAATATATCAG GAAAGGGGGAATCTGACATTCAGATTCAGCAGGCTTCAGCAGGAGACGGAAAATTATATCACTG TAGTAACTGCAACACCTCCATCCTGGATTACCACAGAATCTGCTCTAAGTGTTCATATAGGCTTTGCTTAAATTGCTGTCGGGATTCCCGTCATGGAAGCTTAACTGAAGATTGTAAGTCCGAAGGTTCCAATGAAGAACAAGCTTGTTCTTCTAACTTTGAGCGACAATCAAGGATGAATCATACTAGCACCTCAAGGCAAAGTTTCTCAGGGATACATTATCCATCTTCCAGGTCATGCTCCAACTATCAAGCTTGTGCTGATGGCAGCATATCTTGCCCCCCTGCAGAATATGGTGGTTGTAGTGATAGCTTCCTCAATTTAAGATGTGTATTTCCTTACACTTGGATCAAGGAGCTGGAAATCAGCGCTGATGCAATACTATGCAGCTACAACATTCAGGAAACAGAACACGAATTTTCATCATGCTCACTATGCAGGGGAAGTGATCATAAAGATGCTGATGTTGATTCATTCATCAACGTAGCCGAAAGACGAAATTCGAGGGATAAGTTTCTGTATAGTCCATCTATAAATAATCTTCGTGAGGAAAACCTTGAACACTTTCAGAAACACTGGGGTGAAGGTCATCCTATTATAGTACGGAATGTGCTTCGGAATTCTTCTAATTTGTCTTGGGATCCAGTTGTTATGTTCTGCACTTACCTTGAGAAAAGGTCAAAATGTTCCTTGGATAAAGAAACAGCTAAGGCACAAAATCACTCGGACTGGTGTGAG GTGGAAATAGCTAGAAAACAGATATTTATGGGGTCACTTGAATGGCAAACACATGCAACAATGCAGCGTGAAATAGTAAAATTCAAAGCATGGCTTTCTTCCCATCTATTCCAAGAGCAATTTCCTGGTCACCATGCTGAGATCTTGCAGGCTATACCACTACAAGAGTATATGAATCCAAAATCTGGTCTTCTAAATCTAGCAGTTAAATTGCCACCGGAAATGCCACAAACTGATTTAGGACCTTCAATCTATATTTCCTATGGTGGGCCTGAAGAACTATCACAAGCAGAATTTATCTCTAACCTATGTTGTGAATCATATGATATG GTTAATATTCTTGCAAGTGCTACTGATGTTCTTGCTTCCAAGGAacaagtaagaaaaataaaatgtttaatgaaaaataagaagCCTCAAGATCACAAGGAAATTACCAGCCATTCCAGTGACCAGAAAGGAAAATCATCTCTGCATAGTGGAGACACAGAAGAATCCGATCTGCAGGATGCAACTGGAGAGCAGTTGCCTGATGGTATTGCTGAAGTACCTTTCTACTCTAGTGACTCACAAAAAGGTCAAAGGTATGAAGACCGAGATGGCAATATCTCCAGTGACAATGAAAATGACTCTGAATCTGAGTCCGATGTCTCACTGTTCTGCTCTGGATCTGTTGAAAGGTCTGAAGATTCAGACAGTGATCATTTTTTTGAAGATGTTGATGGTGCCAAGAAAGAAGCAAAAACCTCAGGTGCTCAATGGGACGTTTTCAGCAGAGAAGATGTCCCAAAGCTTCTAGAGTACCTCAAAAGGCATTCTAGCGAGTTCACCTCAATGCGTGGTTATTCCAAACAA GTTGTTCACCCAATTCTTGATCAAAGTTTCTTCTTTGATGCATTCCACAAAATGAGGCTTAAGGAGGAATTCG ATGTTCAACCTTGGACTTTTGAACAACATCTTGGAGAAGCTATTATCATCCCTGCTGGATGTCCATATCAAGTCAAACAACTTAAG TCATGTATCAACGTTGTTTTGCACTTCATCTCCCCTGAAAACGTCGCTGAATGTATAAACGTAACTGATGAAATTCGTCTACTTCCTGAGCACCACAAGGCCAGGGGAAAAGTGCTGGAG GTGAAGAAAATGGTTATCTGTGGGATGAAGAATGCAATTGCAGAAATTCGCAACCTCACGCATAGCAAACAGTCCTCTTGA
- the LOC101266190 gene encoding equilibrative nucleotide transporter 3-like: protein MDIPSPTKLEGKFVGILVCWILGFGSLIAWNSLMSIGDYYYALFPNYHPSRVLTLVYQPFALGTIVILAYNEAKVDTRKRILAGYILYTLSTFTLILLDLATSVRGGIGNYIGVCAIVGCFGIGDAVVQGGMTGDLSFMCPEFIQSFFAGLAASGALTSGLRLITKAAFENSNNGLRKGVMLYLAISVFFEFLCILLYAFIFPKLPIVKHYRTKAAVEGSTTVAADLAAAGIKTQSIEKTNSDAKQSERLSTKQLLFQNIDYELDLYLIYVATLSIFPGFLYENTGTHKLGSWYALVLIAMYNVWDLIGRYVPLIDKIKLKSPKGLMIATLSRFLLVPCFYFTAKYGDQGWMIFLVSFLGLTNGHLTVCVMTAAPKGYKGPEQNALGNLLVVFILCGICSGVALDWLWIIGNGKF, encoded by the exons ATGGATATTCCAAGTCCTACCAAGCTTGAG GGGAAATTTGTGGGTATTCTTGTTTGTTGGATTCTTGGATTTGGATCTCTCATTGCTTGGAATAGTTTAATGAGCATAGGAGATTACTACTACGCACTGTTTCCC aattatCATCCTTCAAGGGTACTCACCTTAGTGTATCAGCCATTTGCACTTGGAACAATAGTGATTCTTGCATATAACGAGGCAAAAGTTGATACAAGAAAACGCATCTTAGCAGGGTATATCCTGTATACCTTAAGCACATTTACGCTCATACTG ttgGATTTGGCAACTTCTGTTAGGGGTGGAATAGGAAATTACATTGGTGTATGCGCCATCGTAGGTTGTTTTGGAATTGGGGATGCTGTTGTTCAAGGTGGAATGACCGGAGATTTATCATTCATGTGCCCGGAGTTCATTCAA TCGTTTTTCGCTGGTCTTGCTGCATCTGGTGCACTTACCTCTGGTTTAAGGCTAATAACCAAAGCAGCTTTTGAAAACAGTAACAATGGCCTTCGCAAAGGAGTTA TGTTGTACCTTGCCATCTCCGTATTCTTTGAATTCCTATGCATCCTTCTATATGCATTCATATTCCCTAAGCTACCAATTGTGAAGCATTACCGCACAAAGGCAGCTGTAGAAGGATCAACAACTGTTGCAGCAGACTTAGCTGCTGCAGGCATCAAAACTCAATCAATCGAAAAA ACTAATAGTGATGCAAAACAATCGGAACGTCTAAGCACCAAACAACTACTTTTCCAGAATATTGACTATGAGTTGGACCTGTACTTGATTTATGTCGCTACTTTATCAATTTTCCCCGGGTTCTTGTATGAAAACACTGGTACCCACAAATTGGGATCATG GTATGCTCTAGTTTTGATAGCAATGTACAATGTTTGGGATCTGATAGGGAGATATGTTCCACTGATTGATAAAATCAAGTTGAAATCACCAAAGGGCCTCATGATCGCGACCCTCTCACGTTTCTTACTGGTCCCTTGCTTCTACTTCACTGCAAAATATGGTGATCAAGGCTGGATGATATTTCTGGTATCCTTCTTGGGACTCACAAATGGTCATCTCACAGTTTGTGTCATGACAGCTGCACCTAAAGGATACAAG gGTCCTGAGCAAAATGCATTGGGTAATTTGCTAGTGGTATTCATATTATGTGGAATATGTTCTGGTGTTGCTTTAGATTGGTTGTGGATTATTGGTAATGGAAAATTCTGA
- the LOC101249982 gene encoding uncharacterized protein: protein MNWDLERQALEVVSKLEQHTLFLFAWTGGISIYLTTSIPSAMAFAMSILLMCLFLADSFIHIGMAKSRITKMNVLIMNLMRSYKYLREETRNLMEFDRSKKGRLANVVDNSEGPVMDMDSFIARTKTICDDATDFSDFEKAHHKMIDVSWGIGGIFIPVVLFMSFCNYYYGQDASSPDKLSFAV from the exons ATGAACTGGGACTTGGAACGACAAGCACTTGAGGTTGTATCTAAACTAGAGCAGCATACCCTCTTTCTTTTCGCATGGACAGGAGGAATTAGTATCTACCTAACCACCAGTATACCTTCTGCTATGGCCTTTGCCATGTCTATTCTATTGATGTGTTTATTTTTGGCTGATTCGTTCATACACATTGGCATGGCAAaatcaagaattacaaaaatGAACGTGCTCATCATGAATTTGATGCgaagttataaatatttaagagAAGAAACAAGAAATCTAATGGAATTTGACCGAAGCAAGAAAGGAAGGCTAGCTAATGTTGTGGATAACAGTGAAGGTCCTGTCATGGACATGGACTCTTTTATTGCCAGAACTAAGACTATTTGTGATGACGCCACAGATTTTTCTGACTTTGAGAAAGCTCACCATAAGATGATCGATGTGTCCTGGGGGATCGGAGGTATCTTCATTCCTGTTGTGCTGTTCATGTCATTTTGTAACTATTACTATG GACAGGATGCCTCGTCTCCTGACAAGCTGTCTTTTGCTGTATGA